The Actinomycetes bacterium genome includes a region encoding these proteins:
- a CDS encoding TIGR03621 family F420-dependent LLM class oxidoreductase encodes MTAFRFGFVFTDEADATGWRDLARRAEDDGWSTLLVADHYHNPMACLPLMATALAATDTLRVGSYVFDNDFRHPALLAKEVATLDVLSGGRVELGLGAGWSKEEYDAVGVPFDAGKVRADRLEEAVALIKAVFAGGTVDFTGNHYRLTQYEASPVPVQDRLPLLLGGGGPRMMRIAAREADIVGIVPQSLPGGGLDPEAFRRSAFQDRHDALEAVLLSTGREQQVERSVLAFHVARRMTDLGDPWEGVEVEQDSPFTLVGDTGEMVETLQRRREEWGLSYYVFFGSDRELVTPVIARLAGT; translated from the coding sequence ATGACCGCGTTCCGGTTCGGCTTCGTGTTCACCGACGAGGCGGACGCGACGGGCTGGCGCGACCTCGCCCGACGGGCGGAGGACGACGGGTGGTCGACGCTGCTGGTCGCCGATCATTATCACAACCCGATGGCCTGCCTGCCCCTCATGGCCACCGCGCTGGCGGCGACCGACACGCTACGGGTCGGCAGCTACGTGTTCGACAACGATTTCCGGCACCCGGCTCTGCTCGCGAAGGAGGTCGCCACCCTGGACGTGCTCTCCGGCGGACGGGTCGAGCTAGGTCTGGGAGCGGGCTGGTCCAAGGAGGAGTACGACGCCGTCGGCGTCCCCTTCGACGCGGGCAAGGTGCGCGCCGATCGGCTCGAAGAGGCCGTCGCGCTCATCAAGGCCGTGTTCGCGGGGGGCACGGTGGACTTCACCGGGAACCATTACCGGCTCACGCAGTACGAGGCCTCGCCAGTGCCGGTCCAGGACCGTCTTCCCCTGCTCCTGGGAGGCGGCGGCCCTCGGATGATGCGCATCGCGGCCCGCGAGGCGGACATCGTCGGGATCGTCCCGCAGTCCCTGCCAGGGGGTGGACTCGATCCGGAGGCCTTCCGGCGGAGCGCGTTCCAGGACCGCCACGATGCGCTCGAGGCGGTGTTGCTCTCGACCGGTCGCGAACAGCAGGTGGAGCGCAGCGTCCTGGCCTTCCACGTCGCCCGCCGCATGACCGACCTCGGGGATCCGTGGGAGGGGGTGGAGGTGGAGCAGGACAGCCCGTTCACCCTCGTCGGGGACACCGGGGAGATGGTCGAGACGCTGCAGCGCAGACGGGAGGAGTGGGGTCTGTCCTACTACGTGTTCTTCGGCAGCGACCGAGAGCTCGTGACCCCTGTCATCGCCCGCCTGGCCGGCACCTGA
- a CDS encoding ROK family protein has translation MIGAVDIGATKTLVGLAGDDGRLLHGPRVRLATPPTPDLVVGAVTRALVELAADAGGYVRAVGCAVPGPLDRDRGVVRRIVNLGLADVALGPELAAILGVPVAIEDDANAAGLGEAVVGAGRGVDVLAYLTVSTGVGAAVIIDGRILHGAHDAAGEIGHLVLDPTGPECSCGRRGDIESYAGGASMLRRAAQVWPDEPAAAAARPLSVPDLFAWAQRGDADATRLVDQAVDALAAAVAALVSTVDPGRVVIGGSVALGQPGLVPTVATMARQRVIDELAADLRVVPADLGAASGLAGAALLGWSLLADPGTPPATDAPPLV, from the coding sequence GTGATCGGCGCCGTCGACATCGGGGCCACCAAGACGCTCGTGGGTCTCGCAGGCGATGACGGCCGACTCCTCCACGGCCCGCGCGTACGCCTCGCCACGCCCCCGACGCCTGACCTCGTCGTCGGCGCCGTCACGCGGGCGCTGGTGGAGCTGGCCGCTGACGCGGGCGGATACGTCCGTGCCGTGGGGTGCGCGGTACCCGGTCCACTCGACCGGGACCGAGGCGTCGTGCGGCGCATCGTCAACCTCGGGCTCGCGGACGTCGCGCTCGGCCCCGAGCTCGCCGCGATCCTCGGCGTTCCAGTGGCCATCGAGGACGACGCGAACGCGGCCGGGCTGGGCGAGGCCGTCGTCGGCGCAGGTCGCGGAGTCGACGTGCTGGCCTATCTCACCGTGAGCACTGGCGTGGGAGCCGCTGTCATCATCGACGGCCGGATCCTGCACGGGGCGCACGACGCGGCTGGGGAGATCGGCCACTTGGTGCTCGACCCCACCGGCCCGGAGTGCAGCTGCGGGCGTCGCGGAGACATCGAGTCCTATGCGGGGGGCGCCAGCATGCTCCGCCGGGCGGCCCAGGTGTGGCCGGACGAGCCGGCCGCGGCCGCCGCGCGGCCTCTGTCGGTGCCGGACCTCTTCGCCTGGGCTCAGCGAGGCGATGCGGACGCGACCAGACTCGTGGACCAGGCGGTCGACGCGCTGGCAGCAGCTGTTGCGGCACTGGTCTCGACGGTCGATCCGGGCCGGGTCGTCATCGGCGGGTCGGTCGCACTGGGGCAACCAGGTCTGGTGCCGACGGTGGCGACCATGGCCCGCCAACGCGTGATCGACGAGCTGGCCGCTGACCTGCGCGTCGTTCCAGCAGATCTCGGCGCGGCATCGGGCCTCGCTGGGGCGGCGTTGCTGGGCTGGTCCCTCCTCGCGGATCCCGGTACGCCACCGGCCACCGATGCCCCGCCCTTGGTCTGA